The Bacillota bacterium DNA segment GCCACCTCGGTGACGGCAGTGACCGCGTCCTGCGGCTTGATGGCCAGGAGGACAACGGCCGCCCCGGGCACGAGCTCGGCCTTGACCCGGCCGGTCCGGGCGCCCAGGCCGGCGAAACGGGCCAGCCGCTCGTCGGAAGAGCGATTGCAGACCCGGACGTCCTCGGCGGCGACGGTCCCCCGCGTCAACAGGCCGCTGACCAGACTCCAGGCCAGGCTGCCGGCGCCGATGAAGGTGATCGACCCGAGTCGCCGGGTCTCGGACCCTTCTGCCGATTGCTTTCCGTAACTTTCGTCCATGGTGAGCCCTCCAGGGTCGTGGGATGCCGTGCGGGACGGGAAAGACAAAAAGCGCCGTCCGATAAAGGACGGCGCTTAACCGCGGTACCACCTTTGGTTCGTCCCGGCTCACAAACGATGTCGCCGGGGACGTCAACTCAGGC contains these protein-coding regions:
- a CDS encoding NAD(P)-binding domain-containing protein, giving the protein MDESYGKQSAEGSETRRLGSITFIGAGSLAWSLVSGLLTRGTVAAEDVRVCNRSSDERLARFAGLGARTGRVKAELVPGAAVVLLAIKPQDAVTAVTEVA